In candidate division KSB1 bacterium, the following proteins share a genomic window:
- a CDS encoding acyltransferase yields the protein MARIVRAGLIQASLPLPADSPLDKLKQAMIDKHVALIAQAAGKGVQVLCLQEIFFGPYFCAEEQTRWYQMAEPIPDGPTIRLMRELAARHKMIMVVPIYEEDMTGVFYNTAAVLDETGAYLGKYRKNHIPHCHPGFWEKFYFKPGNLGYPVFTTRVARIGVYICYDRHFPEGARVLGLNGAEIVFNPSATVAGLSEYLWKLEQPAHAVANQYFVGAINRVGHEKPWDIGEFYGSSYFCDPRGQIIAQGSRDQDEVIVADLDLDQIREVRNVWQFFRDRRPESYGRLLE from the coding sequence ATGGCCCGCATCGTTCGCGCCGGCTTGATTCAGGCCTCGTTGCCCCTGCCGGCTGATTCACCGCTGGACAAGCTGAAACAAGCCATGATCGACAAACACGTGGCCCTGATCGCACAGGCCGCCGGCAAGGGTGTGCAGGTGTTGTGTCTGCAGGAAATCTTTTTCGGCCCCTACTTCTGCGCGGAGGAGCAAACGCGCTGGTATCAGATGGCGGAGCCGATCCCCGACGGTCCGACCATCAGACTGATGCGCGAGCTGGCCGCGCGACACAAGATGATCATGGTGGTGCCGATTTACGAGGAAGACATGACCGGCGTGTTCTACAACACCGCCGCCGTGCTCGACGAAACCGGCGCCTATCTCGGCAAATACCGCAAGAATCACATTCCCCACTGTCATCCGGGCTTTTGGGAGAAATTCTATTTCAAGCCCGGCAATCTCGGCTACCCGGTTTTCACCACCCGCGTCGCCAGGATCGGGGTCTACATCTGCTATGATCGTCACTTCCCGGAGGGCGCGCGTGTGCTCGGCCTGAACGGTGCGGAGATCGTGTTCAATCCTTCCGCCACCGTGGCCGGCCTCTCGGAATATTTATGGAAGCTCGAGCAGCCCGCGCATGCGGTCGCCAATCAATACTTCGTCGGCGCCATCAATCGTGTCGGGCACGAGAAGCCGTGGGACATCGGCGAGTTTTACGGCTCGAGTTATTTCTGCGACCCGCGCGGGCAAATCATCGCGCAGGGCAGCCGCGATCAGGATGAAGTGATCGTGGCGGATCTCGATCTCGATCAAATCCGGGAGGTGCGCAACGTCTGGCAGTTTTTCCGCGACCGCCGGCCGGAAAGTTACGGCCGGCTGCTGGAGTAG
- the mtaB gene encoding tRNA (N(6)-L-threonylcarbamoyladenosine(37)-C(2))-methylthiotransferase MtaB → MQLKPAKLRASFHTLGCRLNQAETALLSNRFRLQGYEIVSGDEPCEVCVINSCTVTEHADRKCRQLVKQVLRRNPDTFVAVVGCYAQVAAEALQRIPGIDLIVGTQEKLNLADLIVDPVKRTTPQVVRPRPGRAPFTIAGTGLPAPTTRANLKIQDGCDFMCSFCIIPFARGRARSRAFDDLRREAVDLIAAGHKELVLTGVNLGTYSFAGKTFLDVVKMLLALPGLARLRISSIEPTTIPEELLELMAASKILCPHLHVPVQSGDDGVLAAMKRLYTRAEFEALLAGVQRRVPDAMISTDLMVGFPGESEAAFRASCDLLQNSPLAYAHVFTFSSRAGTAAARQPGQVPAAVKKERSQWLHEISEAKKMAFYRRFLGRELRVLLEEQSDSGGWVGFSDNYIKVQVNGAPLAENELVRVRLESVQGGRAQGTIVSQA, encoded by the coding sequence ATGCAATTGAAGCCTGCCAAACTACGTGCCTCCTTTCACACGCTCGGCTGCCGTCTCAACCAGGCGGAGACCGCGCTGTTGTCAAATCGCTTTCGTTTGCAGGGCTATGAAATCGTCTCGGGCGACGAGCCCTGCGAGGTGTGCGTGATCAATTCCTGCACAGTCACCGAACATGCCGATCGCAAATGCCGCCAGCTCGTGAAGCAGGTGCTGCGCCGCAACCCGGACACCTTCGTGGCGGTGGTCGGCTGCTATGCCCAGGTGGCGGCCGAGGCGCTGCAACGCATCCCCGGCATCGACCTGATCGTTGGCACCCAGGAAAAGCTCAATCTCGCCGACCTGATCGTGGATCCGGTGAAACGCACAACCCCGCAGGTGGTGCGGCCGCGCCCGGGGCGCGCGCCCTTCACCATCGCGGGCACCGGCCTGCCCGCGCCCACCACGCGCGCCAATTTGAAAATCCAGGATGGCTGTGATTTCATGTGCAGCTTCTGCATCATTCCCTTTGCCCGCGGCCGCGCCCGCTCGCGCGCCTTCGATGACCTTCGCCGTGAGGCTGTCGATCTCATCGCCGCCGGCCACAAGGAACTGGTGCTCACCGGCGTCAACCTCGGCACCTACTCCTTCGCCGGCAAAACCTTTCTGGACGTGGTCAAAATGCTGCTGGCGCTTCCCGGCCTCGCGCGCCTGCGCATCAGCAGCATCGAGCCCACCACCATTCCGGAGGAGTTGCTCGAGCTGATGGCGGCGTCCAAAATCCTGTGCCCGCATCTGCACGTGCCGGTGCAAAGCGGCGATGATGGTGTGCTGGCGGCGATGAAGCGCCTCTACACCCGCGCCGAGTTCGAGGCGTTGCTCGCCGGTGTGCAGCGCCGCGTGCCGGACGCCATGATTTCCACGGATCTCATGGTCGGCTTTCCTGGCGAGAGCGAAGCCGCCTTTCGCGCGAGTTGTGATTTGCTGCAAAACTCGCCGCTGGCTTATGCGCATGTCTTCACCTTTTCCAGCCGGGCCGGCACCGCCGCCGCCCGCCAACCCGGTCAGGTTCCCGCCGCCGTGAAAAAGGAACGCAGCCAGTGGCTGCATGAAATCTCCGAGGCGAAGAAAATGGCTTTCTACCGCCGCTTCCTCGGCCGCGAACTGCGCGTGCTGCTGGAGGAACAGTCCGACAGCGGCGGTTGGGTCGGCTTCTCGGACAATTACATCAAAGTGCAGGTCAATGGTGCGCCTCTGGCGGAGAATGAACTGGTGCGCGTGCGGCTGGAGAGTGTGCAAGGAGGACGGGCACAGGGCACGATCGTATCGCAAGCCTGA
- the corA gene encoding magnesium/cobalt transporter CorA produces MSRRNRRAQKKAGASPGTLVHVGEKKVDRPVITLFVYNSERYQERQVENLEEIYPCRTNPPTSWINITGLHDVRLLEKLGHHFKIHPLALEDIANTAQRPKLDEHGDHLFIVLKLLKYDESAGGITGQQVSIWMTSNYLLSFEEAFEDVFDPLRERIRTTGSQVRRCGTDYLLYRLLDAVVDNYFLALDRLGERIDAVEDELIEQPSKNTLRAIYHLKRELLFLRRSTWPLREVISELTRIESPLIRDATLVFLRDVYDHTVRVIETTESYRDVAASMMDLYLSSLSHKMNEVIKVLTIISTIFIPLTFLAGVYGMNFNPAASPWNMPELNWYWGYPAVWLVMAAIGGAMLYFFKKRGWF; encoded by the coding sequence ATGTCGCGGCGCAACCGCAGAGCGCAAAAAAAAGCCGGCGCCTCGCCCGGCACCCTGGTGCACGTGGGCGAAAAAAAAGTCGACCGGCCGGTGATCACGCTGTTTGTCTACAATTCCGAACGCTATCAAGAGCGCCAGGTCGAAAACCTCGAGGAGATTTACCCCTGCCGCACCAATCCCCCCACAAGCTGGATCAACATCACCGGTCTGCATGACGTCCGCCTGCTGGAAAAGTTGGGCCATCATTTCAAGATCCACCCCCTCGCGCTGGAGGATATTGCCAACACGGCGCAGCGCCCCAAGCTGGATGAACACGGCGACCATCTCTTCATCGTGCTGAAACTCCTGAAGTATGATGAATCGGCCGGCGGCATCACCGGGCAGCAGGTGAGCATTTGGATGACTTCGAACTATCTGCTCTCCTTCGAGGAGGCCTTCGAGGATGTCTTCGACCCGCTGCGCGAACGCATCCGCACCACCGGCAGCCAGGTGCGGCGCTGCGGCACGGATTATCTGCTCTATCGCCTGCTCGACGCCGTCGTCGACAACTACTTTCTGGCGCTCGACCGGCTCGGCGAACGCATCGATGCCGTGGAAGACGAGCTGATCGAGCAGCCCAGCAAAAACACGCTGCGCGCGATTTACCACCTCAAACGCGAGTTGCTCTTCCTGCGTCGATCCACCTGGCCGCTGCGCGAAGTCATCAGCGAGCTGACCCGCATCGAGTCCCCCCTGATCAGGGACGCCACCCTCGTTTTCCTGCGCGATGTCTATGATCACACCGTGCGGGTGATCGAAACGACCGAAAGCTACCGCGATGTCGCCGCCAGCATGATGGACCTTTACCTCTCCAGCCTCAGTCACAAGATGAATGAGGTCATCAAAGTGCTCACCATCATCTCCACCATCTTCATTCCGCTCACCTTCCTCGCCGGCGTGTACGGCATGAACTTCAACCCCGCCGCCAGCCCGTGGAACATGCCCGAGTTGAATTGGTACTGGGGCTATCCCGCCGTCTGGCTGGTGATGGCAGCCATCGGCGGGGCGATGCTCTATTTCTTCAAGAAAAGGGGCTGGTTCTGA
- a CDS encoding STAS domain-containing protein, translating to MQLQSEKKRGVTILRLEDQRLDFSVAPDLKTKFVELANTGEKHLLLDLANVEYADSSGLGAILFGIRQLRPAKGSLKIVNLQPRVLTLIKIAKLDNVIESFDDETEALASFAED from the coding sequence ATGCAATTGCAGTCCGAAAAAAAACGAGGCGTCACCATCCTGAGATTGGAGGACCAGCGGCTCGATTTTAGCGTCGCGCCCGATCTCAAGACCAAATTCGTCGAACTCGCCAACACCGGAGAGAAGCACCTCCTGCTCGATCTCGCCAACGTCGAATATGCCGACAGCTCGGGGCTGGGCGCCATTTTGTTCGGCATCCGGCAACTGCGCCCGGCCAAGGGCAGCTTGAAAATCGTCAATCTGCAGCCGCGTGTGCTCACCCTCATCAAAATCGCCAAGCTCGACAACGTCATCGAGAGCTTCGACGATGAAACCGAGGCGCTGGCCAGCTTCGCGGAAGACTGA
- a CDS encoding acyl-CoA carboxylase subunit beta: MASPDKIKHLRELKQKALAGGGEKRIHQQHQKGKLTARERLELLLDENSFHELDMLVQHRSHDFGLERQKFLGDGVVTGYGRIDGRLVYVFSQDFTVLGGSLSEAHGAKICKIMDMAMKNGAPIIGLNDSGGARIQEGVVSLGAYADIFLRNTLASGVVPQIAAILGPCAGGAVYSPAICDFIFMVPNISYMFVTGPNVVKTVTHEDVTFEELGGAETHATKSGVAHFLAPDEVSCMQSIRRLLGFLPLNNCEDPPLRPSSDSPQRQDEMLNTIVPENPNKPYDIKDVILRVVDDGDFMEVHERYAQNIVVGFARLAGKPVGFVANQPAVLAGVLDIDSSSKAARFVRFCDAFNIPLITLVDVPGFLPGTDQEWRGIIKHGAKLLYAYCEATVPKITVITRKAYGGAYDVMSSKHIRGDINYAWPSAEIAVMGPQGAVEIIFKREIEQAADPQAATAAKVEEYREKFASPYIAAERGYIDDIIEPAQTRPKLIAALDMLANKVDRNPKKKHGNIPL; the protein is encoded by the coding sequence ATGGCTTCTCCCGACAAGATCAAACACCTTCGCGAATTAAAACAAAAAGCACTCGCCGGCGGCGGCGAGAAGCGTATTCACCAACAACATCAAAAGGGCAAGCTCACGGCGCGCGAACGTCTTGAGTTGCTGCTGGATGAGAACAGCTTCCACGAGCTGGACATGCTGGTACAGCATCGCAGCCATGATTTTGGCCTGGAGAGACAAAAATTCCTGGGTGATGGGGTGGTCACCGGATACGGCCGCATCGACGGCCGGCTGGTTTATGTCTTCTCTCAGGATTTCACCGTGCTGGGCGGCTCCCTGTCCGAAGCGCATGGCGCGAAAATCTGCAAGATCATGGACATGGCCATGAAGAACGGTGCGCCGATCATCGGGCTGAATGACTCGGGAGGCGCGCGCATTCAGGAGGGGGTGGTGAGCCTGGGCGCCTACGCCGATATTTTTCTGCGCAACACGCTCGCCAGCGGCGTCGTGCCGCAAATCGCAGCGATCCTTGGGCCATGTGCCGGCGGTGCGGTCTATTCACCCGCCATCTGTGATTTCATTTTCATGGTGCCGAACATCAGCTACATGTTCGTCACCGGCCCCAACGTGGTCAAGACCGTCACCCACGAGGATGTCACCTTTGAAGAGCTGGGCGGGGCGGAAACACATGCCACCAAAAGCGGGGTGGCGCATTTTCTTGCGCCGGATGAAGTGAGTTGCATGCAAAGCATCCGCCGGCTGCTCGGCTTTCTGCCGCTGAACAACTGTGAAGACCCGCCCCTGCGGCCCAGCAGCGACAGCCCGCAACGCCAGGACGAGATGCTCAACACCATCGTCCCGGAGAATCCCAACAAGCCCTATGACATCAAGGACGTCATCCTGCGGGTGGTGGATGACGGCGATTTCATGGAAGTGCACGAACGCTACGCGCAAAACATCGTGGTCGGTTTCGCGCGCCTGGCCGGCAAGCCGGTGGGTTTCGTGGCCAATCAACCCGCGGTGCTCGCCGGGGTGCTCGACATCGACTCTTCGAGCAAGGCGGCACGTTTCGTGCGCTTTTGCGATGCCTTCAACATTCCCCTGATCACGCTGGTGGACGTGCCGGGTTTTCTGCCGGGCACGGATCAGGAATGGCGCGGCATTATCAAGCATGGCGCGAAACTGCTGTACGCCTATTGCGAAGCCACCGTGCCCAAGATCACTGTGATTACACGCAAGGCTTATGGCGGCGCCTATGACGTGATGAGCTCCAAGCACATCCGCGGCGACATCAACTACGCCTGGCCCTCCGCCGAAATCGCGGTGATGGGGCCGCAGGGCGCGGTCGAGATCATTTTCAAGCGCGAGATTGAACAGGCTGCCGATCCCCAGGCTGCCACCGCCGCCAAAGTCGAGGAGTATCGCGAGAAATTTGCCAGCCCCTACATTGCCGCGGAGCGCGGCTATATCGACGACATCATCGAGCCGGCGCAGACGCGGCCCAAGCTCATTGCCGCGCTGGACATGCTGGCCAACAAGGTTGACCGCAACCCCAAAAAGAAACACGGCAACATTCCCCTGTAA
- a CDS encoding TonB-dependent receptor produces the protein MVQRRVLSTLVRLLFAGTLLLVPAMVLAQTATLRGTVTDAESKEKLPGASVVVTAPGMSPTGAAADASGNFQVSNLPAGTYTVSVSFIGYEKKVIGNVTLAAGETRTLDIEVVPSGISLNPVIISASRRQEKALDAPAAVSVLEATQIRGRATTTPTDYMRGLPAVDISTNGIAQSNVVVRGFNNIFSGSLLSLVDNRYANVPSLRLNAYNFIPTSTEDIARIEVVSGPGSALYGPNSASGVMHIITRSPFESKGTTFSIGGGGRDFFNISQREPQGGRNIYMTSMRHAGVLGDKLGYKLSAQYYQGQDWVNYDPAEPPTITPYRQTTSGNVPVSGPIPNKRDFDVEKIAAEARLDYRLSNDATVIFSGGYNRATNLEYTGIGAGQAKNWTYSYAQARFLYKNLFIQGFMNQSDAGDTYLLRDGALIVDNSKLFAAQIQHSATLGTRQRFTYGADAILTRPDTDNTINGRNENNDNINELGAYLQSETKLSNQFDVLLAARIDDHNRIKDPVFSPRAALVYKPNLSHTLRATYNRAFSTPSSLNLFLDISAGQDIFRFRQLGLQSSFPFDITTGARTQGVPETGFSFSRSANGLPRFRSPFAPLAGLTRDSYIDLNNPQFTNVMWNVGRGAVLAQLVPQFRGLLAAQGLPPAAIDAITQQFLSIVPQQVSGVNNIMRVIDPTTRQSLVVQNVVDVKPIKETTTETFELGYKGVINEKLVVGVDVYHSRIKNFVGPLNNETPNVFLDPATLGANLGQQFGAALANPANAQLAAVLAALDNPALGLGGNGNGTPVDELATIFTRGAAQIPYGTATPKEAFDPVAILLTYRNFGKVSLNGVDFNFAYYASPQWVLAGNYSFVTKSGLNFFKRPNRVIYRNLDGVTDIALNAPGNKATLAVQYRSAQRGYDTELRARYVEGFPMDSGVFVGEVQTYTVMDFNFGYDLPFARGTRFSLNVQNLLDKEHREFIGAPILGRLILSRLTYSF, from the coding sequence ATGGTACAACGACGAGTGCTCTCGACGTTGGTGCGGCTCCTGTTTGCCGGAACACTTCTGCTTGTGCCGGCGATGGTGTTGGCGCAGACCGCCACGCTGCGGGGAACGGTAACCGACGCAGAGAGCAAAGAAAAGCTGCCGGGTGCCAGCGTGGTGGTGACGGCACCGGGGATGTCGCCGACCGGTGCGGCGGCTGACGCTTCCGGCAACTTCCAGGTGTCGAATCTGCCAGCCGGCACCTATACTGTCTCTGTTTCTTTCATCGGCTATGAAAAGAAAGTGATTGGGAATGTCACTTTGGCAGCCGGGGAAACCAGGACACTCGACATCGAGGTTGTGCCTTCCGGCATCTCTTTAAATCCGGTCATCATCTCGGCCTCACGGCGCCAGGAGAAAGCGCTTGATGCTCCCGCAGCGGTTTCCGTCCTGGAAGCCACGCAGATCCGTGGCCGTGCGACCACCACTCCGACTGATTACATGCGGGGTCTGCCGGCAGTCGACATCTCCACCAACGGTATTGCACAAAGCAACGTTGTCGTGCGCGGCTTCAACAATATCTTTTCCGGCTCGTTGCTGTCGTTGGTGGACAACCGCTATGCCAATGTTCCTTCGCTGCGTCTCAACGCCTACAATTTCATCCCGACCTCGACCGAGGATATTGCCCGCATTGAGGTCGTCTCCGGCCCCGGTTCAGCGCTGTATGGCCCCAACAGTGCCAGCGGTGTGATGCACATCATTACCCGTTCGCCCTTTGAGTCCAAGGGCACGACCTTCAGCATTGGCGGCGGCGGCCGGGATTTTTTCAACATCTCCCAACGCGAGCCCCAGGGCGGCCGCAACATTTACATGACTTCGATGCGTCACGCCGGTGTTTTGGGCGACAAGCTGGGCTACAAACTCTCGGCGCAATATTATCAGGGCCAGGATTGGGTCAACTATGACCCGGCCGAGCCGCCCACCATCACGCCCTATCGCCAAACCACCAGCGGCAATGTGCCGGTCAGCGGCCCCATCCCGAACAAGCGCGATTTTGATGTGGAGAAAATTGCGGCGGAAGCCCGGCTGGATTATCGCCTGAGCAATGACGCCACCGTCATTTTCAGCGGGGGCTACAATCGCGCCACCAATCTGGAGTATACCGGCATCGGCGCCGGCCAGGCCAAAAACTGGACCTATTCTTATGCGCAAGCCCGCTTCCTCTACAAGAACCTCTTTATCCAGGGCTTCATGAATCAAAGCGATGCCGGTGATACCTACCTGCTGCGCGACGGCGCTTTGATTGTGGACAATTCCAAGCTCTTTGCCGCCCAGATTCAACACAGTGCGACCCTCGGCACGCGCCAGCGCTTCACCTACGGCGCGGATGCCATTCTCACGCGCCCCGACACGGACAACACCATCAACGGCCGCAATGAGAACAACGACAACATCAACGAGCTGGGCGCTTATCTGCAATCAGAAACCAAACTCTCCAACCAGTTCGATGTGTTGCTCGCCGCCCGCATCGATGACCACAACCGCATCAAGGACCCGGTGTTCTCGCCCCGGGCCGCGCTGGTGTACAAACCCAATCTCTCCCACACCCTGCGCGCCACCTACAATCGCGCCTTCAGCACGCCCTCGAGCCTGAACCTCTTTCTCGATATTTCGGCGGGGCAGGATATCTTCCGTTTTCGCCAACTCGGTCTGCAGTCCTCGTTTCCGTTCGACATCACCACCGGTGCGCGCACCCAGGGCGTGCCGGAAACCGGCTTCAGTTTCAGCCGCAGCGCCAATGGCTTGCCGCGCTTCCGCTCGCCGTTTGCACCGCTGGCAGGTCTAACCCGGGATAGCTACATTGATCTCAACAATCCCCAGTTCACCAACGTGATGTGGAACGTGGGGCGTGGTGCCGTCCTCGCCCAGCTTGTACCGCAATTCCGCGGCCTGCTCGCCGCCCAGGGGCTGCCGCCCGCGGCCATTGACGCCATCACCCAGCAATTCCTCAGCATCGTGCCGCAACAGGTTTCCGGCGTCAACAACATCATGCGGGTGATCGATCCCACCACCCGCCAGTCGCTCGTGGTGCAGAATGTGGTGGATGTCAAACCCATCAAGGAAACGACCACGGAAACCTTTGAGCTGGGCTACAAAGGCGTGATCAATGAGAAACTGGTGGTGGGCGTGGATGTTTATCACTCCCGTATCAAAAACTTCGTCGGACCGCTGAACAACGAAACGCCCAATGTGTTCCTCGATCCTGCGACGTTGGGTGCGAATCTGGGACAGCAGTTCGGCGCGGCGCTCGCCAATCCCGCCAACGCCCAGCTTGCAGCGGTGCTGGCGGCGCTCGACAACCCGGCGTTGGGCTTGGGCGGCAATGGCAACGGCACGCCGGTGGACGAGCTGGCCACCATCTTCACCAGAGGCGCGGCGCAGATTCCCTACGGCACAGCGACCCCGAAGGAAGCCTTCGACCCGGTGGCGATTCTGCTCACCTACCGTAATTTTGGCAAGGTCAGCCTCAACGGCGTGGATTTCAACTTCGCCTACTATGCCTCACCGCAATGGGTATTGGCCGGCAACTACTCCTTCGTCACCAAGAGTGGGCTGAACTTTTTCAAGAGGCCCAATCGCGTCATCTATCGCAATCTCGATGGCGTCACCGACATTGCACTCAATGCGCCCGGCAACAAGGCGACGCTCGCGGTGCAGTACCGTTCCGCCCAGCGCGGCTATGACACAGAATTGCGCGCCCGTTATGTCGAGGGCTTCCCCATGGATTCCGGCGTGTTCGTGGGTGAGGTGCAAACCTACACCGTGATGGATTTCAACTTTGGCTACGATCTGCCCTTCGCACGCGGCACGCGCTTCTCGCTCAACGTGCAGAACCTGCTCGACAAGGAGCATCGTGAGTTCATCGGTGCTCCCATCCTTGGCCGCTTGATTCTAAGCCGCCTGACCTACAGTTTCTAA
- a CDS encoding DUF2179 domain-containing protein — translation MDSAAVLQSELFQWVILPALIFSARVVDVSIGTLRIMFLARSRRVLAPILGFFEVMIWLLAISQIFKHLDNFMCYLAYGGGFAMGSFVGIYIEDKLALGMQVVRIITRKDASALIAHLKEAGYGLTVLNGEGVTGPVKVIFTVIQRKRLPELSEIIQRFNPGAFISIEDVRLAAEARFPPYPEEKTVLNRNAAVKKT, via the coding sequence ATGGATTCTGCCGCTGTGCTGCAGTCAGAGTTGTTCCAGTGGGTGATTTTGCCGGCGTTGATTTTCAGCGCACGGGTGGTGGATGTTTCGATCGGCACGCTGCGCATCATGTTTCTGGCACGCAGCCGCAGGGTGCTGGCGCCGATCCTGGGATTTTTCGAAGTGATGATCTGGCTGCTCGCCATCAGCCAGATTTTCAAACACCTCGACAATTTCATGTGCTATCTCGCCTATGGCGGTGGCTTCGCCATGGGCAGTTTCGTGGGCATTTACATCGAGGACAAGCTGGCGCTCGGCATGCAGGTGGTGCGCATCATCACCCGCAAGGATGCCTCCGCGCTGATTGCTCATCTCAAAGAAGCGGGCTATGGCCTGACGGTGTTGAACGGCGAGGGGGTGACGGGCCCGGTGAAGGTGATTTTCACCGTGATTCAGCGCAAGCGCCTGCCCGAATTGAGTGAGATCATTCAACGGTTCAATCCCGGCGCGTTCATTTCCATTGAGGATGTCCGGCTGGCCGCGGAAGCCAGGTTTCCCCCCTATCCGGAGGAGAAAACAGTTCTGAATCGCAATGCTGCGGTGAAAAAAACGTGA
- the accC gene encoding acetyl-CoA carboxylase biotin carboxylase subunit, which translates to MFKKILIANRGEIAVRIIRTCREMGIGTVAVFSEADRLALHVRLADEARLLGPAPARESYLVPEKIIAAARASGAEAIHPGYGFLSENAAFAEAVAAAGLVFIGPPAQAMRKMGDKVAARQLMMAAGVPVVPGTHEPVTGVEQARALAAEIGYPVLLKAAAGGGGKGMRLVHRPEDLPELLRTAASEAQSAFADGRVFLEKYVEQPRHIEFQILADRFGNVIHLGERECSIQRRHQKVIEEAPSTLLDPGMRREMGEAAVAAAQSCGYVNAGTVEFIVDEHRRYYFLEMNTRLQVEHPVTEMVTGLDLVRLQIAIAAGQRLPLSQAEVKRHGHAIACRIYAEDPENNFLPAIGRLRHLHKPDGFGIREDSGVEEGGEISVYYDPLIAKLMAWGATREEAIQRMRRALTEYEIGGVKTTIPFCLWVMQHPRFRAGEFDTHFVQNEFTPALLAQHRDGYAAERDLPAAAALAAVLKQETATAPPLAAPGNGTPPASSNWRRRGWRENMQHG; encoded by the coding sequence ATGTTCAAAAAAATCCTGATTGCCAACCGCGGCGAGATTGCGGTGCGCATCATCCGCACCTGCCGCGAAATGGGCATTGGCACCGTGGCCGTCTTCTCCGAGGCGGACCGTCTGGCGCTGCATGTCCGCCTGGCCGATGAAGCCCGGCTGTTGGGCCCGGCACCGGCGCGGGAATCCTATCTGGTGCCGGAGAAAATCATCGCGGCGGCCAGGGCCAGTGGCGCGGAAGCGATTCATCCGGGCTATGGTTTTCTTTCGGAGAATGCCGCCTTCGCCGAGGCCGTGGCGGCGGCGGGCTTGGTTTTCATCGGCCCGCCGGCCCAGGCCATGCGCAAGATGGGCGACAAGGTGGCGGCCCGCCAGTTGATGATGGCGGCGGGAGTTCCGGTGGTGCCCGGCACACACGAACCGGTGACGGGGGTCGAGCAGGCACGCGCCCTTGCCGCAGAAATTGGTTATCCCGTGCTGCTCAAGGCCGCGGCCGGCGGTGGCGGCAAGGGCATGCGGCTGGTGCACCGGCCCGAGGATTTGCCGGAGCTGTTGCGCACCGCCGCCTCCGAAGCGCAATCCGCTTTTGCCGACGGCCGGGTGTTTCTCGAAAAATATGTCGAGCAGCCGCGCCACATCGAATTTCAAATCCTCGCCGATCGCTTCGGCAATGTCATACACCTGGGGGAACGGGAATGCTCGATTCAGCGTCGGCATCAGAAAGTGATCGAGGAAGCCCCCTCCACCCTGCTGGATCCCGGCATGCGGCGCGAGATGGGCGAGGCCGCCGTGGCCGCCGCGCAGAGCTGCGGCTACGTCAATGCCGGCACCGTCGAGTTCATCGTGGACGAACACCGGCGCTATTACTTTTTGGAGATGAACACGCGCCTGCAGGTCGAGCATCCCGTCACGGAAATGGTGACCGGGCTGGATTTGGTGCGCCTGCAGATCGCGATCGCGGCCGGGCAGAGGTTGCCGCTGAGCCAGGCGGAGGTGAAGCGCCACGGCCATGCGATTGCATGCCGGATTTACGCCGAGGATCCGGAAAACAATTTTTTGCCTGCCATCGGCCGGTTGCGCCATTTGCACAAACCGGACGGCTTCGGCATCCGCGAGGACAGCGGCGTGGAAGAAGGCGGAGAGATTTCGGTTTATTATGATCCGCTCATTGCCAAGCTCATGGCGTGGGGTGCCACGCGGGAAGAGGCCATCCAGCGCATGCGCCGGGCGCTGACGGAATATGAAATCGGCGGCGTCAAAACCACCATCCCCTTTTGCCTGTGGGTGATGCAACATCCCAGGTTCCGCGCCGGTGAATTCGACACCCACTTTGTACAAAACGAATTCACACCGGCTCTGCTGGCGCAGCACCGCGATGGTTACGCCGCGGAGCGGGATCTGCCTGCGGCGGCGGCGCTGGCCGCCGTGCTGAAGCAGGAAACCGCAACGGCGCCGCCGCTTGCAGCGCCGGGCAATGGCACACCGCCCGCGAGCAGCAATTGGAGACGCCGCGGCTGGCGGGAGAATATGCAGCACGGGTGA